A DNA window from Chlamydia felis Fe/C-56 contains the following coding sequences:
- a CDS encoding iron-sulfur cluster assembly scaffold protein, which translates to MTIPFQPVASWASVSPKVMKKFHKFYCGGTFSAEDAETKGACLIIGSQGHRLTGNYVIFYWLIDKVNGKIIDAKFQYFGHPFLLVLAETACNLVIGKTYAQAYNLTVNNIDTELRSHPNKPALPESSAALYHCIIDAIDTAAEQCMEIPLEDGSLPLKESFLPSEIEDANPYTQEAWEALSLESRLHALRTIAEEKVSPYTALDGGSVFIESLEENIVTISYAGNCSGCFSAIGSTLNSIGQLLRAYVYSELQIKVNEASLNFPMSQNPDETN; encoded by the coding sequence ATGACAATTCCATTTCAACCTGTAGCCTCTTGGGCAAGTGTTTCTCCAAAAGTTATGAAGAAATTTCATAAATTTTATTGTGGGGGGACCTTTTCAGCAGAAGATGCTGAAACAAAAGGTGCCTGTCTGATTATCGGCAGCCAAGGCCACAGACTTACAGGGAACTATGTGATATTTTATTGGCTGATAGACAAAGTAAATGGAAAAATTATCGATGCAAAATTCCAATATTTTGGGCATCCCTTTTTACTTGTCCTTGCAGAAACAGCATGTAATTTGGTGATTGGTAAAACCTACGCCCAAGCCTATAACCTCACAGTTAATAATATTGATACCGAACTACGTTCTCATCCCAATAAACCCGCTCTACCAGAAAGTAGCGCGGCTTTATACCATTGCATTATCGATGCTATAGATACCGCAGCAGAACAATGTATGGAAATTCCTCTTGAGGATGGATCCCTACCCTTAAAAGAGTCCTTCCTGCCTTCAGAGATAGAAGATGCCAATCCTTATACTCAAGAAGCTTGGGAAGCTTTATCTTTGGAATCACGGCTCCACGCTCTACGAACAATAGCCGAAGAAAAAGTCTCCCCATACACAGCTCTTGATGGGGGTAGCGTTTTTATAGAAAGTCTTGAAGAAAACATTGTAACAATTTCCTATGCAGGAAATTGTTCTGGATGTTTTTCTGCTATAGGATCTACATTGAATTCTATAGGCCAACTCTTACGAGCCTACGTTTATTCCGAACTACAAATTAAAGTAAATGAGGCCTCTTTAAATTTTCCTATGTCTCAGAACCCCGACGAAACTAATTAA
- a CDS encoding aminotransferase class V-fold PLP-dependent enzyme, giving the protein MDRPHVRTTSRTIWLNNQQAIPPSVSVRESLETYSDPFSLTPSSAMKLLSETEEAARKLVGCSEETHTFHFLPHFPHAVAIIVAALLENLTFFQGKNHLLVSAHEQQYAIDAICRRQGLGTTYDWVTINSSGRLSKEQLTEALTPRTLLFSLSAANGMTGLIEPIEDLQPLCKDRGVVLHLDLCDILGRAALTPSMLDADILTFSSLALGGIGNIGGMFIKKSLSKFFNLWLPTHSPGTLCLGSVAAMKTACQERLSSFSSLILASINLRNKLAKELQAASPDVQFLFPELENKLPNVMIATIGDAPAESLAFFLHQQGIYPGLGYERFQPLSQILQNCGVSPFLCHSALHFSFTEKIKDEQLASLGRVIQAGLAHLQSAIPSSV; this is encoded by the coding sequence ATGGACCGGCCACACGTTCGAACGACGTCCAGAACCATTTGGTTAAACAACCAACAAGCGATTCCTCCTTCAGTTTCAGTAAGAGAGAGCTTAGAAACCTACTCTGATCCATTTTCTTTGACACCTTCATCGGCGATGAAACTTCTTAGTGAAACTGAAGAAGCAGCTCGAAAACTTGTCGGATGTTCAGAAGAAACTCATACTTTTCATTTTCTTCCGCATTTTCCCCACGCTGTGGCTATTATCGTCGCTGCTTTATTGGAAAATTTAACGTTTTTCCAGGGGAAAAACCACCTTTTAGTCTCCGCACATGAGCAACAATACGCTATTGATGCTATTTGCCGTCGCCAGGGATTAGGGACAACATATGATTGGGTAACGATAAACTCGTCCGGGAGACTCTCCAAAGAACAGCTTACAGAAGCGCTAACACCACGCACCTTACTCTTTTCATTATCTGCTGCTAATGGCATGACAGGACTTATCGAACCTATAGAAGATTTACAACCTCTATGCAAAGATCGTGGTGTAGTCTTGCACTTAGATCTCTGTGATATTCTAGGACGTGCGGCTCTCACTCCATCTATGCTTGATGCGGACATCCTTACGTTTTCTTCCCTGGCTTTGGGAGGGATTGGAAATATAGGAGGAATGTTTATAAAAAAATCCCTCAGTAAGTTCTTCAATTTATGGCTACCGACACATTCTCCAGGCACCTTATGTTTGGGTTCTGTAGCTGCTATGAAAACAGCCTGTCAGGAACGTTTGTCCTCCTTTTCTTCTTTAATCTTAGCCTCAATAAATCTAAGGAATAAACTTGCAAAAGAACTCCAAGCCGCCTCACCCGATGTGCAGTTTCTGTTTCCAGAATTAGAAAACAAGCTTCCCAATGTGATGATTGCTACGATTGGTGACGCTCCCGCAGAAAGTTTAGCATTTTTCCTACATCAACAAGGAATCTACCCAGGGCTTGGCTACGAACGCTTCCAACCTCTATCCCAAATTTTACAAAATTGTGGTGTGTCACCTTTCCTCTGTCACAGCGCTCTACATTTTTCCTTCACTGAGAAAATAAAAGACGAACAGTTGGCATCTTTAGGACGCGTTATCCAAGCTGGCCTCGCGCATCTTCAATCCGCAATCCCGAGCTCCGTATGA
- a CDS encoding 2,3-bisphosphoglycerate-dependent phosphoglycerate mutase yields MAFLILLRHGKSVWNEKNLFTGWVDIPLSQKGIDEAILAGQVIKDLPIDCIFTSSLVRSLMTALLAMTHHSSKKVPYIIHDAPQQKQMSRIYSEEEQHMIPLYRSSALNERMYGELQGKNKQETAEQFGEEQVKLWRRSYKIAPPKGESLYDTGQRTIPYFQETIFPLLQNSKNVFISAHGNSLRSLIMDIEKLSEEEVLSLELPTGKPLVYLWTGHTFERRPEPFG; encoded by the coding sequence ATGGCTTTTCTTATCTTATTACGACACGGGAAATCGGTCTGGAATGAAAAAAATCTTTTTACAGGATGGGTTGATATTCCCCTGAGCCAAAAAGGGATAGACGAAGCCATTCTCGCAGGTCAGGTAATTAAAGACCTTCCTATAGACTGCATCTTTACCTCCTCTCTTGTGAGAAGTTTAATGACGGCTTTGCTTGCTATGACACACCATAGCTCTAAGAAAGTCCCTTACATTATTCACGATGCTCCCCAGCAAAAACAAATGAGTAGGATTTACAGTGAGGAAGAACAACACATGATCCCCCTCTACCGTTCTAGTGCTCTAAACGAAAGAATGTATGGGGAACTTCAGGGGAAAAATAAACAAGAAACGGCAGAGCAATTTGGTGAAGAGCAAGTGAAGTTATGGAGACGCAGCTATAAAATAGCCCCTCCCAAAGGAGAAAGCCTCTATGATACGGGACAACGCACTATTCCCTATTTTCAAGAAACGATTTTTCCTTTACTGCAGAATTCAAAAAATGTATTCATCTCCGCGCATGGAAATTCCCTACGTTCGCTCATTATGGATATAGAAAAATTAAGTGAAGAAGAGGTACTCTCTTTGGAGTTACCTACAGGAAAACCCCTAGTGTATTTATGGACCGGCCACACGTTCGAACGACGTCCAGAACCATTTGGTTAA
- a CDS encoding pseudouridine synthase, which produces MTKVRLNKFLASSGVASRRKCDEIIFSGHVTVNGRVAPGPFVLVDEETDTVKVDGRRVGMTKKVYFMVHKPLGYLCSSERKFPGDKLVIDLFSHLPYRVFTVGRLDKETSGLILVTNDGEFSNKIIHPSFGITKEYLLKVSRDVTAKNLEDLMGGTIIDGKRVRPVSVEKIRRGTIKIIVNEGKKHEIRLFAEAAGLPILELSRIRIGSFVLGGLRYGEYRELTDAEILTYM; this is translated from the coding sequence ATGACAAAGGTTCGTCTCAATAAATTTTTGGCTTCTTCGGGAGTTGCGTCTCGTAGAAAGTGTGATGAAATTATTTTTTCAGGACATGTAACTGTGAACGGTCGCGTAGCTCCGGGTCCTTTCGTTCTTGTGGACGAAGAAACTGATACCGTGAAGGTCGATGGGCGTCGCGTAGGCATGACCAAGAAGGTATACTTCATGGTGCATAAACCTTTGGGGTATTTATGTTCTTCGGAGAGAAAATTCCCAGGGGATAAGTTGGTTATCGATTTATTCTCTCATCTTCCTTATCGGGTATTCACAGTAGGGAGACTAGACAAGGAAACTTCTGGATTAATTTTAGTAACAAATGATGGAGAATTTTCTAATAAGATTATTCACCCTTCTTTCGGAATTACCAAAGAGTATTTGCTTAAGGTGAGCCGTGATGTTACTGCGAAAAATCTTGAAGATCTTATGGGAGGTACGATTATCGATGGTAAAAGAGTCCGCCCTGTTTCTGTTGAGAAAATCCGTCGTGGTACGATTAAAATTATTGTCAACGAAGGGAAAAAGCACGAGATTCGTTTATTTGCTGAAGCTGCAGGATTGCCTATTCTAGAGCTTTCACGCATTCGTATAGGAAGTTTTGTTCTTGGAGGTCTTCGCTACGGGGAATATCGCGAGCTTACCGATGCCGAGATCCTTACCTACATGTAG
- a CDS encoding biotin--[acetyl-CoA-carboxylase] ligase: protein MKVIYYEIAETPSTNATAKQLIHLWNPQALTVVSTRKQTEGKGKFNKTWISSDKDLTLSLCFFITELDIDVSQLFRLGTEAVLSLIQDLGISNGTIKWPNDVLVNGAKLCGVLSETVPMHSHLGIILGIGINGNTTKEELNSIDQPATSLSILLNHTIDLEEIRDKLIEHVKQGILQKFPKILAREMNHREV from the coding sequence ATGAAAGTTATTTACTACGAAATAGCAGAAACTCCATCTACCAACGCTACAGCAAAACAACTCATACATCTGTGGAATCCTCAAGCTCTTACTGTTGTTTCTACTCGAAAACAGACAGAAGGAAAGGGGAAATTTAATAAAACCTGGATATCTTCTGATAAAGATCTTACCCTTTCCTTATGCTTTTTTATTACCGAATTAGACATTGATGTTAGCCAATTATTTCGTTTAGGGACAGAAGCTGTTCTCTCTTTAATTCAAGATTTAGGAATCTCTAATGGCACTATAAAATGGCCAAATGATGTGTTAGTAAATGGAGCAAAGCTTTGTGGAGTTCTTAGTGAAACCGTCCCTATGCACAGCCATCTAGGAATCATCCTGGGGATCGGAATCAATGGTAATACAACAAAAGAAGAGCTTAATTCTATAGATCAACCAGCAACATCACTATCTATACTTTTAAATCATACCATTGATCTCGAAGAGATTCGCGATAAACTTATTGAGCACGTAAAGCAAGGGATTTTACAAAAATTTCCGAAAATCTTAGCGAGAGAAATGAATCATAGGGAGGTCTAA
- a CDS encoding FtsW/RodA/SpoVE family cell cycle protein, whose amino-acid sequence MRNTRYFSYVNYWVFVVIIVLMMISIVVISSMDPSTILVTSSKGLLTNKSIMQLRHFALGWTVFFVCMWLDYHKLRSWAWVLYILMILSLAGLFFVPTVQNVHRWYKIPFIGLSVQPSEYAKLIVVIMLSYMLDIRKSEISSKTTAFIACVIVGIPFFLIFKEPDLGTALVLCPVALVIFYLGNIHPLFVKICATFAGIGLLCSLLIFSGMISHETVKPYALKVIKEYQYERLSPSNHHQRASLISIGLGGVKGRGWKSGEFAGRGWLPYGYTDSVFPALGEEFGLVGLFFALWMFYCLICFGCRTVAVAVDDFGRLLAAGITVHISMHVIINISMMCGLMPITGVPLVLVSYGGSSVISTMASLGILQSIYSRRFSKY is encoded by the coding sequence ATGAGAAACACTAGATATTTCAGCTATGTCAATTACTGGGTGTTTGTTGTCATTATTGTATTAATGATGATTAGCATAGTTGTAATTTCTTCTATGGACCCATCAACGATACTCGTAACCTCATCAAAGGGCTTGCTGACGAATAAAAGTATCATGCAACTTCGCCATTTTGCTTTGGGATGGACGGTTTTTTTCGTTTGTATGTGGCTCGATTACCATAAGCTAAGAAGTTGGGCGTGGGTTCTTTACATTCTTATGATTTTGAGCCTTGCAGGATTGTTTTTTGTCCCCACAGTGCAAAATGTTCATCGATGGTATAAAATTCCCTTCATTGGTTTAAGTGTTCAGCCGTCTGAATATGCTAAGCTTATTGTCGTGATTATGCTCAGCTACATGTTAGATATACGCAAATCTGAAATCTCTTCAAAGACGACAGCTTTCATAGCCTGTGTTATTGTCGGTATTCCCTTTTTCCTTATTTTTAAAGAACCGGATTTAGGCACAGCTTTAGTTTTATGCCCCGTTGCTTTGGTGATTTTTTATTTGGGGAATATTCACCCCTTGTTTGTGAAAATCTGTGCAACCTTTGCAGGAATTGGTCTTCTTTGCTCCCTATTGATTTTTTCTGGAATGATTTCTCATGAAACAGTAAAGCCTTACGCATTAAAGGTGATCAAGGAATATCAGTATGAAAGATTAAGCCCTTCAAATCATCATCAGCGAGCATCATTAATTTCCATTGGATTAGGAGGAGTTAAGGGACGCGGGTGGAAATCGGGAGAATTTGCTGGAAGAGGCTGGCTTCCCTATGGATATACGGACTCGGTATTTCCAGCTTTAGGAGAGGAATTTGGATTGGTTGGTCTTTTTTTCGCTTTGTGGATGTTTTACTGTTTAATTTGTTTCGGCTGTAGAACGGTGGCTGTTGCCGTTGATGATTTTGGCCGATTATTAGCTGCAGGAATCACAGTACATATCTCTATGCATGTTATAATCAATATTAGCATGATGTGTGGATTGATGCCTATTACCGGAGTGCCCTTGGTTTTGGTTTCCTATGGTGGATCTTCAGTTATTTCCACGATGGCGTCATTAGGAATCTTACAAAGTATCTACAGTCGTAGATTCTCAAAATACTAA
- a CDS encoding cation-translocating P-type ATPase: protein MFSQLFSTPFSPEVLNDFFESGMTEDNSPMLSRKNRLLSRNLSLKSACLSLGTYLGALAFYWLHIVDVSNLFVIFTFFLAGTPALIKSLDDIRNKTVNIDILMTSAAFGSIFIGGALEGSLLLVLFAISEALGQMVSGKAKSTLASLKHLAPTIAWVVGEDGNLEKTPINQVLVGNIIRVKSGEIVPLDGEIIHGSSSINLMHLTGEKIPKSCQVGSIIPAGAHNLEGSFDLKVLKTGADSTIAHIINLVIQAQKSKPRLQQRLDKYSSAYALTIFAISIAIAILVPLFTSIPFLGPNSAFYRALAFLISASPCALIIAIPIAYLSSINACAKHGVLLKGGVVLDRLASCDSIVMDKTGTLTTGELTCIGCDNFGPENPDFFPSILALEQSSMHPIAQAIVIYLIKNNVSSRPAEEYCVIPGKGVRGIFQGQEAFVGKIDTALQKIPGEYVQEIEDRVHTARQRGEICSLAYLQGHCALFYFKDTPRPDAGKIIKELKDEGYSISMLTGDHQVSAENTAKLLGISEVFSNLSPDDKLEKVRELANQRHIVMVGDGINDAPALAQATVGVAMGEAGSATAVEAADIVLLHDAISLLPWIIKKAKKTRRIVTQNLGLALAIILLVSWPASLGIIPLWLAVILHEGSTIIVGLNALRLLK, encoded by the coding sequence GTGTTCTCACAACTCTTCTCCACTCCATTTTCACCAGAAGTCCTAAATGATTTTTTTGAATCAGGAATGACAGAAGATAATAGCCCGATGTTATCTCGGAAAAATCGGTTGTTGAGTCGTAACCTTTCTCTAAAATCCGCGTGCCTTTCCTTAGGGACGTATCTGGGTGCTTTAGCATTCTACTGGTTGCACATTGTTGATGTTTCCAATTTATTTGTTATTTTCACCTTCTTTCTTGCTGGGACTCCAGCCTTAATAAAATCTTTAGATGATATTCGCAATAAGACTGTGAATATTGACATTTTGATGACGTCAGCAGCCTTTGGATCCATTTTTATCGGCGGAGCTTTAGAAGGGTCTTTACTTCTTGTTTTGTTTGCTATTTCCGAAGCCCTTGGACAAATGGTATCGGGAAAGGCAAAGAGCACGCTAGCCTCATTGAAACATTTAGCCCCAACCATAGCATGGGTAGTTGGCGAAGATGGCAACCTAGAAAAAACTCCGATAAATCAAGTTCTGGTTGGCAATATTATTCGAGTAAAGAGTGGGGAGATCGTTCCTCTAGACGGAGAAATTATTCACGGTTCTTCCTCTATTAATCTCATGCATCTTACCGGAGAAAAAATCCCTAAGTCTTGTCAGGTAGGTTCTATAATTCCTGCAGGGGCTCATAACCTTGAAGGAAGTTTTGATCTGAAAGTTTTAAAAACAGGAGCGGATTCAACAATCGCTCATATTATTAATTTGGTCATTCAAGCGCAGAAATCCAAACCACGTTTACAACAACGTTTGGATAAGTATTCCTCAGCTTATGCTTTAACGATCTTTGCTATTTCGATAGCTATAGCTATTTTAGTTCCTTTGTTTACCTCTATTCCTTTCTTAGGACCTAACAGTGCCTTTTATCGTGCATTAGCTTTCCTTATTTCTGCGTCCCCTTGCGCATTAATTATCGCGATTCCTATTGCTTATTTAAGTTCTATAAACGCTTGTGCGAAACACGGTGTACTTCTTAAAGGCGGGGTAGTTTTAGATCGCTTAGCATCTTGTGATTCTATTGTTATGGATAAAACAGGGACGCTAACAACGGGAGAGCTTACCTGTATTGGCTGTGATAATTTTGGTCCTGAAAATCCAGATTTTTTCCCTTCTATTTTAGCTTTAGAGCAATCTTCAATGCATCCCATAGCTCAAGCTATTGTTATTTATCTTATAAAGAACAATGTTTCCTCGCGTCCTGCAGAAGAATACTGTGTGATTCCAGGGAAAGGTGTTCGGGGAATTTTTCAAGGTCAGGAAGCCTTCGTAGGGAAAATAGATACCGCCTTACAAAAAATCCCTGGGGAGTATGTTCAGGAAATAGAAGATCGTGTGCATACTGCCCGACAACGCGGAGAAATCTGTTCGCTTGCATATCTACAAGGACATTGCGCCTTATTTTATTTTAAAGACACCCCACGACCTGATGCTGGAAAAATTATAAAAGAGCTCAAGGATGAAGGTTACTCTATTAGCATGCTCACAGGAGATCATCAAGTCAGTGCAGAAAATACCGCAAAGCTCTTAGGAATTTCCGAAGTATTTTCAAATTTATCTCCCGATGATAAATTAGAGAAAGTACGAGAGCTTGCGAATCAACGCCACATAGTCATGGTCGGTGATGGAATTAACGATGCCCCAGCTCTTGCTCAGGCAACTGTTGGTGTCGCTATGGGGGAAGCTGGAAGCGCAACTGCTGTGGAGGCTGCGGATATTGTTCTTCTCCATGATGCAATTTCTCTGCTGCCCTGGATCATCAAAAAAGCAAAGAAAACACGAAGAATCGTTACTCAAAATTTAGGACTAGCCTTGGCCATTATTCTGCTAGTTTCCTGGCCTGCTTCTTTAGGGATTATTCCCCTATGGCTGGCAGTGATTCTCCATGAGGGTAGTACGATTATTGTAGGGCTCAACGCTTTACGGTTACTGAAATAA
- a CDS encoding VIT1/CCC1 transporter family protein, translated as MKTEYDHFKNATPEEHLKTVKDQRGVCVGEPHTTLKGFFYHLSSDALSSGIFLFFIRTLAFLLPISHGSQAEMLFSLGLGWIFYLGCLKAKKAWSYMELSHRFMLQEKEEIEKHPEQERLELKAIFKNQGFKSPLLEEMVDYVASDSTLLLDTMIREELHISLENFPHPLKQGGTRMLGGFIGLILFLPLVLCSSYTVAGVLSGILITILSATKAKILGNDIITEVVWVLGIFITSISIVCTCVKFL; from the coding sequence ATGAAAACCGAGTATGATCATTTCAAAAATGCAACGCCTGAAGAACATCTAAAGACGGTTAAAGATCAACGCGGGGTTTGCGTCGGCGAACCTCATACAACGCTAAAAGGTTTTTTCTATCATCTCTCAAGTGATGCCTTATCCTCAGGAATTTTTTTATTTTTCATCAGGACCCTAGCATTTCTTCTTCCGATTTCTCATGGATCGCAAGCAGAAATGCTATTCTCATTAGGATTAGGATGGATTTTTTATCTAGGCTGTTTGAAGGCCAAAAAAGCCTGGTCTTACATGGAGCTCTCGCACCGTTTTATGCTGCAAGAAAAAGAAGAAATAGAAAAGCATCCTGAGCAAGAACGCTTAGAACTCAAAGCCATTTTTAAAAATCAAGGATTCAAGTCTCCCCTTTTAGAAGAAATGGTGGATTATGTCGCCTCCGACTCCACCCTCCTCCTTGACACCATGATCCGAGAAGAGCTCCATATTTCCTTGGAGAATTTCCCTCACCCTTTAAAACAAGGCGGAACGCGTATGCTTGGAGGGTTTATCGGATTAATTCTCTTCCTACCCCTAGTTCTCTGCTCTAGTTATACAGTAGCTGGTGTATTGTCAGGGATCCTCATCACAATCCTTTCTGCCACTAAAGCAAAAATTTTGGGTAATGACATAATTACAGAGGTAGTTTGGGTTTTAGGTATTTTTATTACCTCCATAAGCATTGTTTGCACTTGTGTAAAATTTTTATAG
- the serS gene encoding serine--tRNA ligase produces the protein MLDIKLIRKAPEECETRLRKKDPSISLLPILNLDKEVRQLKTDSESLQSQKKLLSRQIHQTKARNEDASDMIGEVERISQELTRLEALLEEKDAALQNLLVRLPNYPDEDVPISPDKTGNRVIKSVGSPSTFSFPPKHHLELNQKLQILDFKLPGKTSGSGWPAYKNRGVLLEWALLTYLLQKQQSHGFQLWLPPLLVKREILFGSGQIPKFDGQYYRVEDGDQSLYLIPTAEVVLNGFHSQEIFNEKDLPIYYAACTPCFRREAGAAGAHERGLVRVHQFHKVEMFAFTTPEQADQAYEKMLSIVEEILTELKLPYRLSLLSTGDMSFTASKTIDAEVWLPGQKSYYEVSSISQCTDFQSRRSETRYKDSQGKMHFVHTLNGSGLATPRLFVAILENNQQEDGSVIIPEVLRPYLGNQEVLSAQE, from the coding sequence ATGTTGGATATAAAATTAATACGCAAGGCACCTGAAGAATGTGAAACTCGTCTTCGTAAGAAAGATCCAAGTATTTCTCTTCTTCCTATTCTTAATTTGGACAAGGAGGTCCGACAACTCAAAACTGATTCGGAATCTTTGCAATCTCAAAAAAAACTGCTATCGCGACAGATCCATCAAACCAAAGCCCGGAACGAAGATGCCTCCGATATGATAGGTGAAGTTGAGCGAATTTCCCAAGAACTAACAAGATTAGAAGCTCTACTTGAAGAAAAGGACGCTGCCTTACAAAATTTACTCGTACGTCTTCCTAATTATCCTGATGAAGACGTCCCTATAAGCCCTGACAAAACAGGAAACCGGGTAATTAAAAGTGTTGGCTCCCCATCAACTTTTTCCTTCCCCCCTAAGCATCATCTAGAATTAAATCAAAAATTACAAATTTTAGATTTTAAGCTTCCTGGGAAAACTTCGGGATCTGGGTGGCCCGCATATAAAAATCGGGGAGTTCTTCTAGAATGGGCCTTGCTCACCTACTTATTACAGAAGCAGCAATCACATGGATTTCAATTATGGTTACCCCCTCTTCTGGTAAAACGTGAAATTCTTTTCGGTTCTGGTCAAATTCCCAAATTCGATGGTCAATATTATCGTGTAGAAGATGGAGATCAATCGCTTTATCTCATTCCTACAGCAGAGGTGGTTCTTAATGGCTTCCACTCTCAAGAAATTTTTAATGAAAAAGATTTACCCATATATTACGCGGCGTGCACACCATGTTTCCGTAGAGAAGCGGGGGCCGCAGGAGCTCATGAACGCGGTCTTGTTCGAGTACATCAGTTTCACAAAGTAGAGATGTTTGCGTTTACAACTCCAGAACAGGCAGATCAAGCTTATGAAAAAATGCTTTCTATTGTTGAGGAAATTCTTACAGAGTTAAAACTCCCCTACCGCTTATCTTTACTCTCTACAGGGGACATGTCCTTCACGGCCTCAAAAACTATAGATGCCGAAGTTTGGTTACCTGGGCAGAAATCCTATTACGAAGTTTCTTCTATTTCACAGTGTACGGATTTTCAATCCCGACGTTCAGAAACTCGTTATAAAGACAGCCAAGGAAAAATGCACTTTGTTCATACTCTGAACGGCTCGGGTTTAGCAACACCACGATTATTCGTTGCAATTTTAGAAAATAATCAGCAAGAAGACGGCTCTGTAATTATTCCTGAAGTTTTACGTCCCTACTTGGGAAATCAAGAAGTGTTGTCGGCTCAAGAGTAG
- the ribD gene encoding bifunctional diaminohydroxyphosphoribosylaminopyrimidine deaminase/5-amino-6-(5-phosphoribosylamino)uracil reductase RibD, with the protein MEDFSEQQLFFMRRAIELGENGRLSAPPNPWVGCVIVKNGRIIGEGYHKKKGQPHAEEEAVNSTTESIEGCDVYVTLEPCCHYGSTPPCVNLLIKHKVSTVYVALLDPDGRVSGKGIAALRNAGIRVYVGLGKEEAESSLKSYIYQRTYGKPWIVIKSAATLDGQVADSDGQSQWITCPEARADVGKIRASSQAIVIGSKTVLQDDPLLTARKPSGELYSNQPLRVVVDSSGIVPPQAKVFHVPGKSLYVTTTRSSSEHIKNIEDLGVEVLVTQPRESKVDLHELVAYLSNKTVLQVLVEGGSILHTSFLKERLANALVLYLGPKIFGDQRKPLFGDLGLRLHSAQEIIPKFSVVLGNSLKTSWEILGERKEGKRLK; encoded by the coding sequence ATGGAAGATTTCTCTGAGCAACAACTATTTTTTATGCGGAGAGCTATAGAATTAGGAGAAAATGGAAGACTTTCTGCTCCACCTAACCCCTGGGTTGGTTGTGTAATCGTAAAAAATGGACGGATTATAGGGGAAGGGTATCACAAGAAAAAAGGCCAACCACATGCAGAAGAAGAGGCCGTAAACTCTACAACCGAGTCTATAGAGGGTTGTGATGTGTATGTGACTTTAGAGCCATGCTGTCATTATGGAAGTACGCCGCCATGTGTGAACTTATTAATCAAACATAAAGTCTCTACTGTTTATGTGGCTTTACTAGATCCTGATGGTCGTGTTTCTGGTAAGGGAATTGCTGCATTAAGAAATGCGGGTATACGTGTTTATGTGGGGTTGGGAAAAGAGGAGGCTGAGTCTTCTTTAAAATCTTATATATACCAGAGAACCTATGGGAAACCCTGGATTGTTATTAAAAGTGCTGCAACTTTAGACGGACAGGTTGCGGATAGCGATGGGCAATCTCAATGGATCACTTGTCCGGAAGCACGAGCTGATGTGGGGAAAATTCGTGCAAGTTCTCAAGCTATTGTTATAGGTTCTAAAACTGTTTTGCAAGATGATCCCCTATTAACAGCTAGAAAGCCTTCCGGAGAGCTGTATTCTAATCAACCTTTACGTGTAGTTGTGGATAGTTCTGGAATAGTGCCTCCTCAAGCAAAAGTTTTTCATGTTCCTGGAAAATCTCTCTATGTAACCACAACGCGATCCTCAAGCGAGCATATCAAAAATATAGAAGATCTTGGTGTGGAAGTTTTGGTTACTCAACCCAGAGAATCTAAAGTAGATTTGCATGAATTAGTGGCATATTTATCTAACAAAACAGTGCTACAAGTTCTTGTTGAAGGCGGATCTATTTTACATACTTCTTTTTTGAAAGAACGTTTGGCGAATGCTCTAGTCCTTTACCTAGGTCCAAAAATTTTTGGAGATCAACGAAAACCTCTTTTTGGAGATCTAGGACTACGTTTGCACTCTGCTCAAGAAATTATTCCTAAGTTTTCTGTAGTGCTAGGAAATTCTTTAAAAACCTCTTGGGAAATCCTTGGAGAGAGGAAAGAGGGTAAGAGATTGAAGTGA